One part of the Fusobacterium pseudoperiodonticum genome encodes these proteins:
- a CDS encoding helix-turn-helix transcriptional regulator: MKDMRLLKLYNRLLKNNDIDVEEYAKENGVSTRTVERDIKCIKDFLADNEDKSRELIRIKRKKKYQLSYSEDSINLSKSEILAISKILLASRAFLKDEISLIVDKIAKQCGSDEDLDLIQELLKNEKFHYIELQHKKSFINCIWDLGQAIKEKKKVEIAYKKMDGNMVRRVIDPVGLMFSEYYFYLLAHIENIDKEKYFCNKDDLYPTIYRLDRIEDFQVLNEKYTPTLYKNRFQEGLFRKQVQFMTGGKLRKLKFIYRGSSIEALLDKIPTAKAKEIDVNTYEVKAEVFGNGIDRWILSQGDAIEIIEDN, translated from the coding sequence ATGAAAGATATGAGGCTATTAAAACTATATAATAGGCTATTAAAAAATAATGACATAGATGTTGAAGAATACGCTAAAGAAAATGGAGTTAGTACTAGAACTGTTGAAAGAGATATAAAATGTATTAAAGACTTCTTAGCTGATAATGAGGATAAAAGTCGAGAGCTTATTCGTATTAAAAGAAAAAAGAAATATCAATTAAGCTATTCAGAAGATAGTATAAATTTATCTAAAAGTGAGATTTTAGCCATATCAAAAATTCTTTTAGCTAGTAGAGCTTTCTTAAAAGATGAAATTTCTTTGATTGTGGATAAAATTGCAAAACAATGTGGTTCAGATGAAGATTTAGACTTAATACAAGAACTATTAAAAAATGAGAAGTTTCATTATATTGAGTTGCAACACAAGAAATCTTTTATTAATTGTATTTGGGATTTAGGACAAGCTATAAAAGAGAAAAAGAAAGTAGAAATAGCATATAAAAAAATGGATGGAAATATGGTTAGAAGAGTTATTGATCCTGTTGGACTTATGTTTTCTGAATATTATTTCTATCTTTTAGCTCATATAGAAAATATAGATAAAGAGAAATATTTTTGTAACAAAGATGATTTGTATCCTACTATCTATAGACTTGATAGAATAGAAGATTTTCAAGTTTTAAATGAAAAATATACTCCTACTCTATATAAAAATAGATTTCAAGAGGGCTTATTTAGAAAGCAAGTACAGTTTATGACAGGTGGAAAATTAAGAAAATTAAAATTTATTTATAGAGGAAGTTCAATAGAAGCATTACTTGATAAAATACCTACTGCTAAAGCCAAAGAAATAGATGTAAATACTTATGAAGTTAAAGCTGAGGTCTTTGGTAATGGTATTGATAGATGGATATTAAGTCAGGGAGATGCTATTGAAATAATTGAAGATAATTAA
- the ord gene encoding 2,4-diaminopentanoate dehydrogenase, translating to MENVRVGLWGFGAMGRGMAKMLLTKKGLDLVAVCDLDPNKVGKSIFEILEVDKGDRKDVLVESDYKKIFTEKCADVVLLATDSFVVNAFPKIEYLLKQKVNVISTAEEMAYPQSQSPEIAKEIDRLAKENGVSVLGTGINPGFVLDLLVLALTGTCERVDSIKAVRVNDLSPFGKAVMEEQGVGVTKEVFEKGVKEGTIAGHVGFPESIKMITDGIGWNLEKIEQTREAIMSNVYRKSEYAEVLAGNVAGCRQCGYGYVDGEIKIVMEHPQQILPNLEGIKTGDYVTIKGVPNIDLQITPEIPGGIGTIAMCVNSIPHIINARPGLKTMLDIPVPRAIMGDIRDMIEK from the coding sequence ATGGAAAATGTAAGAGTTGGTTTATGGGGCTTTGGAGCAATGGGAAGAGGTATGGCAAAAATGTTGTTAACTAAAAAAGGTTTAGACTTAGTTGCTGTATGTGATTTAGATCCAAATAAAGTTGGTAAAAGTATTTTTGAAATATTAGAAGTTGATAAGGGAGACAGAAAAGATGTTTTAGTTGAATCTGATTATAAAAAAATATTCACTGAAAAATGTGCTGATGTTGTCTTACTTGCAACAGACTCTTTTGTTGTAAATGCTTTCCCTAAAATAGAATACTTATTAAAACAAAAAGTAAACGTTATATCGACTGCTGAAGAAATGGCATATCCTCAAAGTCAATCTCCTGAAATAGCTAAAGAAATAGATAGATTAGCTAAAGAAAACGGAGTTAGCGTTCTAGGTACTGGAATCAATCCTGGTTTTGTTCTTGACTTATTAGTTCTTGCTTTAACAGGTACTTGTGAAAGAGTAGATTCTATAAAAGCTGTAAGAGTCAATGACTTATCTCCTTTTGGAAAAGCTGTTATGGAAGAACAAGGAGTAGGAGTAACTAAAGAAGTTTTCGAAAAAGGTGTTAAAGAAGGAACAATAGCAGGACATGTTGGTTTCCCTGAATCTATAAAAATGATAACAGATGGTATTGGTTGGAACTTAGAAAAAATTGAACAAACAAGAGAAGCTATAATGAGTAATGTATATAGAAAATCTGAATATGCTGAAGTTTTAGCTGGAAATGTTGCTGGATGTAGACAATGTGGTTATGGTTATGTAGATGGAGAAATTAAAATAGTTATGGAACACCCTCAACAAATTCTTCCTAATTTAGAAGGAATAAAAACAGGTGACTATGTGACAATAAAGGGTGTGCCAAATATAGATCTTCAAATAACTCCTGAAATCCCTGGTGGTATTGGAACAATAGCTATGTGTGTAAATAGCATTCCTCATATTATAAATGCAAGACCTGGTCTAAAAACTATGTTAGACATCCCTGTTCCTAGAGCAATTATGGGTGATATAAGAGATATGATAGAAAAATAA
- a CDS encoding sigma-54 interaction domain-containing protein, which produces MNQDIYIKLLEELLANISEGIHFVDQKNITQIYNHNMEKIEGMDAKIILGKNFRDIFKDIPEEESTLLKALKGISIKDNIQRYQNKNGKEIIALNTTLPIKVNGKILGALEISKDITKIKKLSDELIKLQTVNNEIGENLSCCKKSKYSFDDIIGECPKIKRTIELAKKATESDATVFIYGETGTGKELLSQAIHYGSSRKDKPFIAINCATLPETLFESILFGTEKGGFTGATNKMGLFEQANGGTLLLDEINSIPIELQAKLLRVLQEKTVRRIGGVKDIPVDVRIISTTNENPKDIIKNGKMRLDLYYRLNLIYLELSPLREREGDILLLSQKFLNYYNRRLNKNIKGLGKEVEEVFMQYLWPGNIRELENVIQSSMILTNEDFLTKEFLNINWDENFFKKKEKKVEKEFFIKLAPDSDIDIDINIDESDPNLLNNLMAKMEEKYIREAVDSYPYNLSKAAAYLGISRQALQYKMKKYNIK; this is translated from the coding sequence ATGAATCAAGATATTTATATTAAACTTTTAGAAGAGTTATTAGCAAATATTAGTGAAGGTATTCATTTTGTTGACCAAAAAAACATTACTCAAATATATAACCATAATATGGAAAAAATTGAAGGAATGGATGCAAAAATTATACTTGGAAAAAATTTTAGAGATATTTTTAAGGATATTCCCGAAGAAGAAAGTACTCTTTTAAAAGCACTAAAAGGAATATCTATCAAAGATAATATTCAAAGATACCAAAACAAAAATGGGAAAGAGATAATCGCCTTAAATACCACTCTACCTATAAAAGTAAATGGGAAGATTTTAGGTGCTTTAGAAATTTCTAAAGATATAACTAAAATAAAAAAACTTTCTGATGAATTGATAAAATTGCAAACTGTAAATAATGAAATAGGCGAAAATCTTTCTTGTTGTAAAAAAAGCAAATATAGTTTTGATGATATTATAGGTGAATGTCCTAAAATAAAAAGAACTATAGAGTTAGCTAAAAAAGCAACTGAAAGTGATGCTACTGTTTTTATTTATGGTGAAACTGGAACAGGTAAAGAACTTTTGAGTCAAGCTATTCACTATGGAAGTTCGAGAAAAGATAAACCTTTTATAGCAATAAACTGTGCTACTTTACCAGAAACTTTATTTGAAAGTATTTTATTTGGAACAGAAAAAGGCGGTTTCACTGGAGCTACAAATAAAATGGGACTATTTGAACAAGCGAATGGTGGAACATTACTTCTTGATGAAATAAATTCTATTCCTATAGAGTTACAAGCTAAACTTTTAAGAGTTCTACAAGAAAAAACTGTTAGAAGAATTGGTGGAGTAAAAGATATTCCTGTTGATGTAAGAATAATTTCAACTACTAATGAAAATCCAAAAGATATTATAAAAAATGGAAAAATGAGATTAGATTTGTATTATAGATTAAATTTAATTTATTTAGAACTTTCTCCATTAAGGGAAAGAGAAGGAGATATATTACTTCTTAGCCAAAAATTTTTAAACTATTATAATAGAAGGCTCAATAAAAATATAAAAGGTCTAGGTAAAGAAGTTGAAGAAGTTTTTATGCAATATCTTTGGCCTGGTAACATTAGAGAATTAGAAAATGTTATACAGTCTAGTATGATTTTAACAAATGAAGATTTTTTGACAAAAGAATTTTTAAATATAAATTGGGATGAAAACTTCTTCAAAAAGAAAGAAAAAAAAGTAGAAAAAGAATTCTTTATCAAGCTAGCTCCTGATTCTGATATCGACATTGATATTAATATTGATGAAAGCGATCCTAATTTATTAAATAATTTAATGGCAAAAATGGAAGAAAAATATATAAGAGAAGCTGTTGATAGCTATCCGTATAATCTAAGTAAAGCTGCTGCTTATCTTGGTATAAGTCGTCAAGCACTTCAATATAAAATGAAAAAATATAACATCAAATAA
- the ortB gene encoding 2-amino-4-oxopentanoate thiolase subunit OrtB, which produces MNKDMSYNAVLARKNEIMKKAIGIDYSKFESDMISFDYEKMMKETGYSLEEMRRIQLDFAVGNTALIEMKNLTKLARKCAPAGKGARIFIKDEANNASGSFKARRAAIAVYHAKKLGYKGVIAATSGNYGAAVASQAAMQGLKCIIVQECYDSKGVGQPEIIEKARKCEAYGAEVMQLTVGPELFYTFLKLLEETGYFNASLYTPFGIAGVETLGYEIAEQMMAKEGRYPDVVVCTNAGGGNLTGTARGLIKAGATSVKVIGASVNLSGLHMASDQQFNKKSFTTGHTGFGIPFCTLPDRSDVPRSAARPLRYMDRYVTLAQGEVFYMTELLAQLEGLERGPAGNVSLAAAFSLAQEMDEDQIIVVQETEYTGAGKHIQPQLSFARQNGIEIKFGNPEEEVPGKNIILPAEPSLLKAKDVDLDKLKVSLVKNYIKDIKDLTDNDINFLIAETKSNKEYIDSILKTIGR; this is translated from the coding sequence ATGAATAAGGATATGTCGTATAACGCTGTCTTAGCTAGAAAAAATGAAATAATGAAAAAAGCTATAGGAATAGATTATTCTAAATTTGAAAGTGATATGATCTCATTTGATTATGAAAAAATGATGAAAGAAACTGGATATAGTTTAGAAGAGATGAGAAGAATTCAATTAGACTTTGCTGTTGGTAACACAGCTCTAATTGAAATGAAAAATTTAACAAAATTAGCAAGAAAATGTGCTCCTGCTGGTAAGGGAGCTAGAATATTTATAAAAGATGAAGCTAATAATGCTTCAGGAAGTTTTAAAGCAAGAAGAGCTGCAATAGCAGTTTATCATGCTAAAAAATTAGGTTATAAAGGAGTTATCGCTGCAACAAGTGGTAACTATGGTGCTGCTGTTGCATCTCAAGCAGCTATGCAAGGTTTAAAATGCATAATTGTTCAAGAATGTTATGACAGTAAAGGTGTGGGACAACCTGAAATAATTGAAAAAGCGAGAAAATGTGAAGCATACGGTGCTGAAGTTATGCAATTGACAGTTGGCCCTGAACTATTCTATACATTCTTAAAACTTTTAGAAGAAACAGGATATTTTAATGCCTCTCTATACACTCCTTTTGGAATAGCTGGAGTTGAAACACTAGGTTATGAAATAGCTGAGCAAATGATGGCTAAAGAAGGAAGATATCCAGATGTAGTTGTTTGTACTAATGCTGGTGGAGGAAATTTAACAGGAACTGCTAGAGGGCTTATAAAAGCTGGTGCAACTTCTGTAAAAGTTATTGGAGCCAGTGTAAATTTATCAGGTCTTCATATGGCAAGTGATCAACAATTCAATAAAAAATCTTTCACTACTGGACATACAGGTTTTGGAATTCCATTCTGTACTCTTCCAGATAGATCAGATGTTCCTAGATCAGCTGCTAGACCTTTAAGATATATGGATAGATATGTTACTTTAGCTCAAGGTGAAGTTTTCTATATGACAGAACTTCTTGCTCAACTTGAAGGTTTAGAAAGAGGCCCTGCAGGAAATGTTTCATTAGCTGCTGCCTTTAGTTTAGCTCAAGAAATGGATGAAGATCAAATAATTGTTGTACAAGAAACTGAATATACAGGTGCTGGTAAACATATACAACCTCAACTATCTTTTGCTAGACAAAATGGTATAGAAATAAAATTTGGAAACCCTGAAGAAGAAGTTCCAGGTAAAAATATTATTCTTCCAGCTGAGCCTTCTCTTCTAAAAGCTAAAGATGTTGATTTAGATAAATTAAAAGTTTCTTTAGTTAAAAACTATATTAAAGATATAAAAGATTTAACAGACAATGATATTAATTTCCTTATTGCTGAAACAAAAAGCAATAAAGAATATATAGACTCAATTTTAAAAACAATAGGGAGGTAA
- a CDS encoding glutamate racemase yields MNKAIAVFDAGLGSYAIVEAIKKAYPLQDIIYFADRKSFPYGTKTTEELKDIIENSIDFLLEKGATFIVLASNAPSITVLDKIKNRENIIGIYPPLKDVIKDKKKNTLIIGAKVMIDSPELQEYIKKEVGDFYKQFHVENASPLIQLIESGDFINNIEKTEDIIKKFIKTCEEKYGKLDSITLSSTHLPWLSSYFQKIIPEAKLYDPSDDLVKAIKNHISEGEGKIHSIISESEKYPADEFLKILDILKIKLDYEII; encoded by the coding sequence ATGAATAAAGCTATTGCTGTTTTTGATGCTGGACTTGGAAGTTATGCTATTGTGGAAGCAATAAAAAAAGCTTATCCTCTACAAGATATTATTTATTTTGCAGATAGAAAAAGTTTTCCTTATGGTACTAAAACTACTGAAGAATTAAAAGATATTATTGAGAACTCTATTGATTTTCTTTTAGAAAAAGGTGCTACTTTTATTGTGCTTGCTTCAAATGCACCAAGTATAACTGTTCTTGATAAAATAAAAAATAGAGAGAATATAATAGGTATCTATCCCCCACTTAAAGATGTTATAAAAGATAAAAAGAAAAATACTCTTATCATTGGAGCTAAAGTGATGATTGATAGTCCTGAATTGCAAGAATATATAAAAAAAGAAGTTGGAGATTTTTATAAACAATTTCATGTAGAAAATGCTTCACCTTTAATTCAACTTATTGAAAGTGGAGATTTTATAAATAATATAGAAAAAACAGAGGACATTATAAAAAAATTTATTAAAACTTGTGAAGAAAAATATGGAAAATTAGATTCAATAACTTTAAGTAGTACTCATTTGCCTTGGTTATCTTCATACTTTCAAAAAATAATACCTGAAGCTAAATTGTATGATCCATCTGATGATTTAGTAAAAGCTATTAAAAATCACATAAGTGAAGGTGAAGGTAAAATACATTCTATTATTTCAGAATCTGAAAAATATCCTGCTGATGAATTTTTAAAAATTTTAGATATTTTAAAAATAAAACTTGATTATGAAATTATTTAA
- the oraE gene encoding D-ornithine 4,5-aminomutase subunit OraE, whose amino-acid sequence MKLKPNEKMNVKAILEDLENYHPQRRGWVWREKKDIVIDGYSYKECSDSLKNYVALPAAARYFSNLDPQPNNTITTEIASGRFEDDIRRMRMAAWHGADHIMVIRTAGQSHFDGLIEGTPQGIGGVPITRKQVRAHRKACDMIEEEVGRAINYHSYISGVAGPEVAVMFAEEGVNGAHQDPQYNVLYRNVNMYRSFVDAGESKKLMAWADMAQIDGAHNANATAKDGWRVMPELIVQHGLNSIFSYKVGLKKENICLSTVPPSASPTPCLKLDLPYAVALRDFFDEYRMRAQMNTKYITSSSREATVTHVMNMLISRLTRADIQSTITPDEGRNVPWHMYNIEACDTAKQSLVGMDDLLSMVELKKDGYLPKQVRELKERAVLFLEEIIEAGGYFEAVEKGFFVDSGYYPQRNGDGIGRKQDGGVGAGTVFKRDEDYMAPVTAHFGNNNIAQYGLKETDCPSTLIDGCTLEKPEKIVFIDELDEEDNVNRRMEETDKFRNTNLVKPEVEWLADGIVQVEIFLPLDQRTAEFAAIEFAKKMNLTDPEVIHSEVMHPSEGTRVQLKGKVDFFINTDDLIIPQKPEVLSDDEIRAFVDEHPFKIVAATVGEDEHSVGLKEVIDIKHGGIEKFGMEVEYLGTSVPCEKLVDAAIELNADVILASTIISHDDIHYKNMKKLHDLAVEKGIREKVIICAGGTQVTPEIAREQGMDEGFGKYDRGVNVATFFVKRKKEMLGEK is encoded by the coding sequence ATGAAATTAAAGCCAAATGAAAAAATGAATGTAAAGGCTATATTGGAAGATTTAGAAAATTATCATCCCCAAAGAAGAGGTTGGGTATGGAGAGAAAAGAAAGACATAGTAATAGATGGATATTCATATAAAGAATGTTCTGACAGTCTAAAAAATTATGTTGCTCTTCCTGCAGCAGCTAGATATTTCTCAAACTTAGATCCTCAACCTAATAATACTATTACAACTGAAATAGCTTCAGGAAGATTTGAAGATGATATAAGAAGAATGAGAATGGCAGCTTGGCATGGAGCAGATCATATAATGGTTATAAGAACTGCTGGACAATCTCACTTTGACGGACTTATTGAAGGAACACCTCAAGGAATAGGTGGAGTTCCTATTACAAGAAAACAAGTTAGAGCTCATAGAAAAGCTTGTGACATGATAGAAGAAGAAGTTGGAAGAGCTATAAATTACCACTCATATATAAGTGGAGTAGCAGGACCTGAAGTTGCTGTTATGTTTGCTGAAGAAGGAGTTAACGGAGCTCACCAAGATCCTCAATATAATGTTCTTTATAGAAACGTAAATATGTATAGATCTTTTGTTGATGCTGGAGAATCTAAAAAACTTATGGCTTGGGCAGATATGGCTCAAATAGATGGAGCTCACAATGCTAATGCTACTGCAAAAGATGGTTGGAGAGTAATGCCAGAACTTATAGTGCAGCATGGACTAAATTCAATTTTTTCTTACAAAGTAGGACTTAAAAAAGAAAATATATGTTTGTCAACAGTTCCACCTTCAGCTTCTCCAACTCCTTGCTTAAAGTTGGATTTACCTTATGCTGTTGCATTGAGAGATTTCTTTGATGAATATAGAATGAGAGCTCAAATGAACACTAAGTATATAACTTCATCATCAAGAGAAGCTACTGTTACTCACGTTATGAATATGTTAATTTCTAGACTTACTAGAGCAGATATTCAATCTACAATAACTCCTGATGAAGGAAGAAATGTACCTTGGCATATGTATAATATAGAAGCTTGTGATACTGCTAAACAAAGTCTTGTTGGTATGGATGACTTACTTTCAATGGTTGAGCTTAAAAAAGATGGATATCTTCCTAAACAAGTTAGAGAATTAAAAGAAAGAGCAGTTCTATTTTTAGAAGAAATTATTGAAGCTGGTGGATACTTTGAAGCAGTTGAAAAAGGTTTCTTCGTAGATTCTGGTTACTATCCTCAAAGAAATGGAGATGGTATAGGAAGAAAACAAGATGGTGGTGTAGGAGCAGGTACAGTATTTAAGAGAGATGAAGACTATATGGCTCCAGTTACAGCTCACTTTGGAAATAATAATATAGCTCAATATGGTTTAAAAGAAACAGATTGTCCTTCTACATTAATTGATGGATGTACTCTTGAAAAACCAGAAAAAATAGTTTTTATAGATGAACTAGATGAAGAAGATAATGTTAATAGAAGAATGGAAGAAACAGATAAATTTAGAAATACAAACTTAGTAAAACCTGAAGTTGAATGGTTAGCTGATGGTATTGTTCAAGTTGAAATATTCTTACCTCTTGATCAAAGAACAGCAGAATTTGCTGCAATTGAATTTGCTAAAAAAATGAATTTAACTGATCCTGAAGTAATACATTCTGAAGTAATGCATCCTTCTGAAGGAACTAGAGTTCAATTAAAAGGTAAAGTTGATTTCTTTATAAATACTGATGACTTAATTATTCCACAAAAACCTGAAGTTTTAAGTGATGATGAAATAAGAGCTTTTGTTGATGAACATCCATTTAAAATAGTTGCTGCTACAGTTGGAGAAGATGAACACTCTGTAGGCTTAAAAGAAGTTATAGATATAAAACATGGTGGAATAGAAAAGTTTGGAATGGAAGTAGAATACCTTGGAACATCTGTTCCTTGTGAAAAACTTGTAGATGCTGCAATAGAATTAAATGCTGATGTTATACTAGCTTCTACTATCATATCTCATGATGATATTCACTATAAAAATATGAAAAAACTTCATGATTTAGCAGTTGAAAAAGGTATAAGAGAAAAAGTAATAATCTGTGCTGGAGGTACTCAAGTAACTCCTGAAATAGCTAGAGAACAAGGTATGGATGAAGGATTTGGAAAATACGATAGAGGAGTCAATGTAGCTACTTTCTTTGTTAAGAGAAAGAAAGAAATGCTAGGAGAGAAATAA
- a CDS encoding ornithine aminomutase subunit alpha, with protein MKGYLKRDDDFEERRKKLANLSDEELKNRFWQLAEQVVEPLLKMAKENTTPSIERSVLLRMGFSTLEVRPLVEGAIERNLIRKGVGHIVYRVAKEKGISIREAGEKLIAGDYWDLALEIFKGGR; from the coding sequence ATGAAAGGGTATCTTAAAAGAGATGATGATTTTGAAGAAAGAAGAAAAAAGTTAGCAAATCTTTCAGATGAAGAATTAAAGAATAGATTTTGGCAATTAGCTGAACAAGTAGTTGAGCCCCTATTAAAAATGGCTAAAGAAAATACTACTCCATCAATAGAAAGATCGGTGTTACTTCGTATGGGATTTTCTACTTTAGAAGTAAGACCTCTTGTAGAAGGAGCTATAGAAAGAAATCTTATAAGAAAAGGTGTGGGACATATAGTATATAGAGTCGCTAAAGAAAAAGGTATTTCTATAAGAGAAGCTGGAGAAAAATTAATTGCTGGAGACTATTGGGATTTAGCATTGGAAATCTTTAAAGGGGGTAGATAA
- the ortA gene encoding 2-amino-4-oxopentanoate thiolase subunit OrtA, with protein sequence MKAKAGDFVRIHNIVLKVGERADNLPEDTKKVPLEMWDKGFLGKEAEIGEEVEVTTITGRKIKGTLVEINPVFRHNYGEFVPELLQIGLQARKILFGGEDNE encoded by the coding sequence ATGAAAGCAAAGGCTGGAGATTTTGTAAGAATACACAATATAGTTTTAAAAGTTGGAGAAAGAGCAGACAATCTTCCTGAGGATACTAAGAAAGTTCCACTAGAAATGTGGGATAAAGGTTTCTTAGGAAAAGAAGCTGAAATAGGAGAAGAAGTTGAAGTTACAACTATTACAGGTAGAAAAATTAAAGGAACTTTAGTAGAAATTAATCCTGTATTTAGACATAACTATGGTGAATTTGTTCCTGAACTTTTACAAATAGGATTACAGGCAAGAAAAATTCTATTTGGAGGTGAAGATAATGAATAA
- a CDS encoding GlmL-related ornithine degradation protein: protein MKIDVLVAEIGSTTTVVNAFDHLESDSPVFLGQGQAPTSVKEGDVNIGLQAAIEDMKKNLHIENEKLEYTNMLATSSAAGGLRMTVHGLVYDMTVKAAKEAALGAGANIHLITAGKLSKVDMIKLDRIKPNIILIAGGVDYGERETALYNSELIAASDLDIPVIYAGNIAVADDVKLIFEAYSKEKNLHLVPNVYPKIDILNIEPTREVIQDIFEKHITEAKGMEKIREMVNGPIIPTPGAVMKASKILKDEIGDLVTIDVGGATTDIHSVTEGTEKVNKILVEPEPVAKRTVEGDLGVFINKRNIVDIIKIEKLEKELNMTPEDIEKFTNSDIAIPETKEHKRFIERLTKEAVIVSINRHAGGYRTYFGGKTDTLAFGKDLTGVKWLIGTGGALTRLPAREEILNSISQFNRADKLLPTAEAKILIDNDYIMASLGVLSSLNKEAAIKLLLKSLKFNGNTV, encoded by the coding sequence ATGAAAATTGATGTACTTGTTGCTGAAATAGGAAGTACAACCACAGTCGTAAATGCTTTTGATCACTTAGAAAGTGATAGCCCTGTATTCTTAGGACAGGGTCAAGCTCCTACTTCTGTAAAAGAAGGTGATGTCAACATAGGATTACAAGCTGCAATAGAGGATATGAAAAAAAATCTTCATATAGAAAATGAGAAATTAGAATATACAAACATGCTTGCAACTAGTAGTGCTGCTGGGGGACTTAGAATGACTGTCCATGGACTTGTCTATGACATGACTGTAAAGGCTGCTAAAGAAGCAGCCTTAGGAGCTGGAGCTAATATTCACTTAATTACAGCTGGGAAACTTTCAAAAGTTGATATGATAAAGCTTGATAGAATAAAACCAAATATAATTTTAATTGCAGGTGGAGTTGATTATGGTGAAAGAGAAACAGCACTATATAACTCTGAACTAATAGCAGCTTCTGACTTAGATATTCCTGTCATATATGCTGGAAATATAGCAGTTGCTGATGATGTAAAATTAATATTTGAAGCTTATTCTAAAGAAAAAAATCTTCATCTCGTTCCAAATGTATATCCAAAGATTGACATACTAAATATTGAACCAACTAGAGAAGTAATTCAAGATATTTTTGAAAAACATATAACTGAAGCAAAAGGTATGGAAAAAATTAGAGAAATGGTAAATGGTCCTATAATTCCAACCCCTGGAGCAGTTATGAAAGCTTCAAAAATATTAAAAGATGAAATAGGAGATTTGGTTACCATAGATGTTGGTGGAGCTACAACAGATATACATTCTGTAACTGAAGGAACTGAAAAAGTAAATAAAATTCTTGTTGAACCTGAACCTGTTGCTAAAAGAACTGTTGAAGGAGATCTTGGAGTCTTTATCAATAAAAGAAATATAGTAGATATCATAAAAATAGAGAAATTAGAAAAAGAATTAAATATGACTCCTGAAGATATTGAAAAATTTACTAATTCTGATATAGCAATTCCAGAAACTAAAGAGCATAAAAGATTTATTGAAAGATTGACAAAAGAAGCTGTAATTGTCTCAATCAATAGACATGCTGGTGGCTATAGAACATATTTTGGTGGTAAAACAGATACTTTAGCATTCGGTAAAGATTTGACAGGAGTTAAGTGGCTAATAGGAACTGGTGGTGCTTTAACTAGACTTCCTGCAAGAGAAGAAATTTTAAATAGCATAAGCCAATTTAATAGAGCAGATAAATTACTCCCTACAGCAGAAGCTAAAATTTTAATAGACAACGACTATATAATGGCCTCTCTAGGTGTACTATCATCTCTAAATAAAGAAGCTGCTATAAAACTATTATTAAAAAGTCTGAAATTTAATGGAAATACGGTTTAA
- the rplS gene encoding 50S ribosomal protein L19, protein MKEKLIELVEKQYLRTDIPQFKAGDTIGVYYKVKEGNKERIQLFEGVVIRVNGGGVAKTFTVRKVTAGIGVERIIPVNSPKIDRIEVLKVGRVRRSKLYYLRGLSAKKARIKEIVK, encoded by the coding sequence ATGAAAGAAAAATTAATCGAACTAGTGGAAAAACAATATCTAAGAACTGATATTCCACAATTCAAAGCTGGAGACACTATTGGAGTGTACTACAAAGTAAAAGAAGGAAACAAAGAAAGAATTCAATTATTTGAAGGAGTTGTAATCAGAGTAAATGGTGGAGGAGTTGCAAAAACTTTCACTGTAAGAAAAGTTACAGCAGGAATTGGAGTAGAAAGAATAATCCCTGTAAATTCTCCAAAAATTGACAGAATTGAAGTTCTAAAAGTAGGAAGAGTAAGAAGATCTAAACTTTACTACTTAAGAGGATTATCTGCTAAGAAAGCAAGAATCAAAGAAATAGTAAAATAA